The following are encoded together in the Bos mutus isolate GX-2022 chromosome 3, NWIPB_WYAK_1.1, whole genome shotgun sequence genome:
- the DMAP1 gene encoding DNA methyltransferase 1-associated protein 1 gives MATGADVRDILELGGPEGDAASGTISKKDIINPDKKKSKKSSETLTFKRPEGMHREVYALLYSDKKDAPPLLPSDTGQGYRTVKAKLGSKKVRPWKWMPFTNPARKDGAMFFHWRRAAEEGKDYPFARFNKTVQVPVYSEQEYQLYLHDDAWTKAETDHLFDLSRRFDLRFVVIHDRYDHQQFKKRSVEDLKERYYHICAKLANVRAVPGTDLKIPVFDAGHERRRKEQLERLYNRTPEQVAEEEYLLQELRKIEARKKEREKRSQDLQKLITAADTTAEQRRTERKAPKKKLPQKKEAEKPAVPETAGIKFPDFKSAGVTLRSQRMKLPSSVGQKKIKALEQMLLELGVELSPTPTEELVHMFNELRSDLVLLYELKQACANCEYELQMLRHRHEALARAGVLGGPTTPASGPAPAPAEPAVSEPGLGSDPSKDAIIDVVGAPLTPNSRKRRESASSSSSVKKAKKP, from the exons ATGGCTACAGGCGCGGATGTCCGGGACATTCTAGAACTCGGGGGTCCAGAGGGAGATGCAGCCTCTGGGACCATCAGCAAGAAGGACATTATCAATCCGGACAAG AAAAAGTCCAAGAAGTCCTCGGAGACACTGACCTTCAAGAGGCCCGAGGGCATGCACCGGGAGGTCTATGCACTGCTCTACTCTGACAAGAA GGACGCGCCCCCACTGCTACCCAGTGACACTGGCCAAGGCTACCGCACAGTGAAGGCCAAGTTGGGCTCTAAGAAGGTACGGCCCTGGAAGTGGATGCCATTCACCAACCCAGCCCGCAAGGATGGAGCCATGTTCTTCCACTGGcgaagggcagcagaggagggcAAGGACTACCCCTTCGCCAGGTTCAATAAG ACAGTGCAGGTGCCCGTGTACTCAGAGCAGGAGTACCAGCTCTACCTTCACGACGACGCTTGGACAAAGGCAGAGACCGACCACCTCTTTGACCTCAGCCGCCGCTTTGATCTACGTTTTGTCGTTATCCATGACCGGTATGACCACCAGCAGTTCAAG AAGCGTTCTGTGGAGGACTTGAAGGAGCGGTACTACCACATCTGTGCCAAGCTTGCCAACGTGCGGGCCGTGCCAGGCACAGACCTCAAGATACCAGTATTTGATGCTGGGCACGAGCGACGGCGGAAGGAACAGCTGGAGCGTCTCTATAACCGGACCCCAGAGCAG GTGGCGGAGGAGGAGTACTTGCTGCAGGAGCTGCGCAAGATCGAGGCCCGGAAGAAGGAGCGGGAGAAGCGCAGCCAGGACCTGCAGAAGCTGATCACAGCGGCAGACACCACTGCCGAGCAGCGGCGCACGGAACGCAAGGCCCCCAAGAAGAAGCTGCCCCAGAAAAAGGAGGCTGAGAAGCCG GCTGTTCCTGAGACGGCAGGTATCAAGTTCCCAGACTTCAAGTCTGCGGGCGTCACGCTGCGGAGCCAGCGG ATGAAGCTGCCCAGCTCTGTGGGACAGAAGAAGATCAAGGCCCTGGAACAGATGCTGCTGGAGCTGGGTGTGG AGCTGAGCCCAACGCCCACGGAGGAGCTGGTGCACATGTTCAATGAGCTGCGGAGTGACCTGGTGCTGCTCTACGAGCTCAAGCAGGCCTGCGCCAACTGCGAGTATGAACTGCAGATGCTGCGGCACCGGCACGAGGCGCTGGCCCGGGCTGGCGTGCTGGGCGGCCCCACCACCCCGGCGTCGGGCCCGGCCCCCGCCCCAGCTGAGCCAGCGGTGTCTGAACCCGGTCTTGGCTCTGACCCCAGCAAGGACGCCATCATCGATGTGGTGGGCGCACCCCTCACGCCCAATTCG AGGAAGCGGCGAGAATCGGCCTCCAGCTCCTCTTCTGTGAAGAAAGCCAAGAAGCCATGA